In a genomic window of Salvelinus fontinalis isolate EN_2023a chromosome 7, ASM2944872v1, whole genome shotgun sequence:
- the LOC129859307 gene encoding patched domain-containing protein 3-like: MGCQRTDCIEKPLSNLFEKFGRIVGTYPVCFFVITLIVSGILGGGFYFLKDRVDNDIERQFTPRSGPSKIARAFVKENFPNDDTEFSSQRLYEEGNYASIIMVSNDKSNILSTENLKNIIKVNNKVKDISVDVDQRELRFSHLCAKTNGHCVSNEILEIIDFNASRIEQTNITFPLYTHKSRQLFLGSAIGGVQANVKSEVKSAKAVKLFYFLESHTTRAEAWLKEFQRILSDERDNENMKVFYYTSQSKQEEIEKHTTDGIPLFSATYVLAIAFSVISCLRLDNVRNKVWVAAIGVLSAGLAVLSSFGLMFYIGIPFVITVANCPFLILGIGVDDMFIMVSNWQQTNVKDPVEKRMAHTYKEAAMSITITTLTDVLGFYIGLMSDFLSVQYFCLYTSTAIIFCYIYNVTFFGAFLALNGRRERSNRHWLTCIKIPSENPKECSNGYSMCCVGGNYDKATGTEKEQPINHFFKKYYGPFLTKPWTKVIVIFIYAGYLAASIYGCFQIQQGIDLRDLAADDSYVIPYYDNDRQYFSTYGPNVMVIVSEKFPYWDKNKRSELHSCMDDFKKLPFITDDLYTSWLDYYEGYAQSTHLNIDDEIVFSANLFLFLNLYPDFKQDVNFTSNAIHASRFFFQTVNIVNASMEIEMVYSLKETAESCSVVPLMVYHPAFIYYDQYAVIVSGTLQNIGVTTAVMLIIALLLIPNPLCSLWVTFSIVSVIVGVTGFMALWDVNLDSISMIILVVCIGFTVDFSAHISYAFVSCKKSSVNERVVDALFTLGYPIVQGASSTILGVVVLAASKNHIFRTFFKIMFLVMLFGLIHGITFLPVFLTLFTSNSEKPKSDLKKDFKSGVMPEMKLDKKCVACDNKVFVTDNFCNDIHTICTQKTHICVIQNKNNLSHTIWATDPDCP; the protein is encoded by the exons ATGGGCTGCCAACGTACAGACTGCATTGAGAAGCCCTTGTCGAATCTCTTTGAGAAATTTGGACGAATTGTTGGCACCTACCCGgtctgtttttttgttataacTCTAATAGTATCCGGAATTCTGGGAGGAGGGTTTTATTTTCTGAAAGACAGGGTGGATAATGACATTGAACGACAATTTACACCAAGGAGTGGACCCTCAAAGATTGCTCGGGCCTTTGTCAAAGAGAACTTTCCAAATGACGACACAGAGTTCTCAAGCCAGAGGCTCTATGAAGAAGGGAATTACGCATCAATCATCATGGTATCCAATGACAAATCAAATATTCTAAGCACAGAAAATTTGAAGAACATTATCAAAGTGAACAATAAAGTTAAAGATATCTCGGTTGATGTAGACCAAAGGGAGCTGAGGTTCAGCCATTTATGTGCAAAGACAAATGGACATTGTGTGTCAAATGAGATTTTAGAAATTATTGACTTCAATGCAAGCAGAATTGAGCAGACAAACATTACTTTCCCTCTATATACACATAAATCAAGACAACTCTTTCTGGGATCTGCAATAGGTGGGGTTCAAGCAAATGTCAAAAGTGAAGTCAAAAGTGCCAAAGCTGTAAAGCTTTTCTACTTCTTGGAAAGTCACACCACCAGAGCTGAGGCATGGTTAAAAGAATTCCAAAGGATCCTATCAGATGAGAGAGACAATGAAAATATGAAG GTGTTTTACTATACATCACAATCGAAGCAGGAGGAGATAGAAAAACACACCACAGACGGGATTCCATTGTTCTCAGCCACATATGTCCTTGCCATCGCCTTTTCAGTCATATCTTGCCTAAG GCTGGACAATGTGAGGAACAAAGTGTGGGTGGCTGCTATTGGTGTCCTCTCTGCTGGCCTGGCTGTGCTGTCCTCATTTGGATTGATGTTTTACATTGGAATACCCTTTGTCATTACTGTGGCAAACTGTCCTTTCCTTATACTTG GAATTGGTGTCGATGACATGTTCATTATGGTGTCAAACTGGCAGCAGACCAATGTCAAAGACCCCGTGGAGAAACGCATGGCACACACCTACAAAGAAGCTGCCATGTCTATAACCATCACCACCTTGACTGACGTCCTTGGGTTTTACATTGGACTCATGTCCGACTTTCTGTCAGTACAATATTTCTGCCTGTATACAAGCACTGCCATTATATTTTGCTACATTTACAATGTCACATTCTTTGGAGCTTTCCTGGCATTGaatgggaggagagaaagaagcaACAGACActggttgacttgcataaagatTCCATCTGAGAATCCCAAAGAATGTTCTAATGGGTATAGTATGTGTTGTGTGGGAGGGAACTATGATAAAGCCACTGGGACAGAGAAAGAACAACCAATCAATCATTTCTTTAAGAAATACTATGGTCCTTTTCTGACAAAACCATGGACCAAAGTAATTGTAATCTTTATTTATGCTGGGTATTTGGCCGCAAGTATCTATGGGTGTTTTCAAATACAGCAAGGAATTGATCTTCGTGATTTGGCTGCTGATGACTCTTATGTTATTCCGTATTATGACAATGACAGGCAATACTTCTCTACTTATGGTCCTAATGTCATGGTAATTGTCAGTGAGAAATTTCCATACTGGGATAAGAACAAACGATCTGAACTACACTCCTGCATGGATGACTTTAAGAAGCTTCCATTTATTACGGATGATTTGTATACATCCTGGCTAGATTACTATGAAGGCTATGCACAAAGTACACATTTAAACATTGATGATGAAATTGTATTCAGtgcaaatttatttttatttctgaaTTTGTACCCTGATTTTAAGCAAGATGTGAACTTCACCAGTAATGCTATCCATGCTTCTCGATTCTTCTTCCAAACTGTTAATATAGTCAATGCCAGTATGGAAATTGAAATGGTGTACAGCCTTAAAGAAACAGCAGAAAGTTGTAGTGTTGTCCCATTGATGGTTTACCACCCGGCATTCATCTACTATGACCAGTATGCTGTTATAGTGAGTGGCACCCTTCAGAATATTGGAGTCACGACAGCAGTCATGTTGATTATCGCCCTTTTACTGATTCCAaaccctctctgttctctgtgggtGACATTCTCTATCGTTTCTGTCATTGTGGGCGTCACTGGTTTCATGGCATTGTGGGACGTCAATCTAGACTCTATATCCATGATCATTCTTGTTGTCTGCATTGGTTTCACCGTTGACTTCTCTGCTCATATATCCTACGCCTTTGTCTCGTGCAAAAAATCGAGTGTCAATGAAAGAGTTGTTGATGCTCTCTTTACTTTGGGCTATCCCATAGTACAAGGGGCTAGTTCGACCATTTTAGGTGTGGTGGTTTTGGCTGCTTCCAAGAATCATATTTTCAGGACTTTTTTTAAGATTATGTTCTTGGTAATGCTTTTTGGGCTCATTCATGGCATCACTTTCCTCCCAGTGTTTCTAACTTTATTCACATCCAACTCAGAAAAACCAAAAAGTGATCTGAAAAAAGATTTTAAGAGTGGGGTTATGCCTGAAATGAAACTTGACAAGAAGTGTGTAGCCTGTGACAACAAAGTATTTGTTACCGATAATTTTTGCAATGACATCCACACAATATGTACACAGAAAACCCACATTTGtgtgatacaaaacaaaaacaatttgtCTCACACAATTTGGGCCACAGACCCTGACTGCCCATGA